A single window of Mycobacterium sp. ITM-2016-00318 DNA harbors:
- a CDS encoding HAD-IIA family hydrolase, which translates to MAVGGVLFDIDGVLVTSWQPIEGAAETLRVLADNQIARSYLTNTTTRTRKQIARLLTDAGMDVAADEVITAAALTAEYVRGQYPDARCFLVNSGQIAEDMPGIDIVYASDHGQGEPAPETPDVILLGGAGPEYNHLTLSRVYDWMAQGIPVVAMHRSTSWNTTEGLRIDTGMYLIGMEETSGRKANAVGKPAPAGFLAAATRLGVDPDEMYMIGDDLNNDVLAAQVVGMTGVLVRTGKFRQDTLDRWAADEFAMQPSHVIDSVADLPGVLGL; encoded by the coding sequence ATGGCGGTCGGTGGCGTGCTCTTCGACATCGATGGCGTCCTGGTGACCTCATGGCAGCCGATCGAGGGCGCAGCCGAGACGCTTCGCGTGCTGGCGGACAACCAGATCGCCCGTTCGTATCTGACCAACACCACCACGCGCACGCGTAAGCAGATCGCCCGACTGCTGACCGACGCGGGGATGGACGTGGCCGCCGACGAGGTGATCACCGCCGCCGCGCTGACCGCGGAGTATGTCCGCGGCCAGTATCCCGACGCCCGGTGCTTCCTCGTCAACAGCGGTCAGATCGCCGAGGACATGCCGGGCATCGACATCGTCTACGCAAGCGACCACGGCCAGGGCGAACCCGCGCCGGAAACCCCCGACGTGATCCTGCTCGGGGGCGCGGGCCCCGAGTACAACCACCTGACGCTGAGCCGGGTCTACGACTGGATGGCTCAGGGCATACCCGTCGTCGCCATGCACCGCAGCACGTCGTGGAACACCACGGAGGGGCTGCGCATCGACACCGGCATGTACCTGATCGGGATGGAGGAGACATCGGGGCGCAAGGCCAACGCCGTCGGTAAACCCGCACCCGCCGGTTTCCTCGCTGCCGCAACGCGTCTCGGTGTCGATCCCGACGAGATGTACATGATCGGCGACGACCTCAACAACGACGTGCTGGCCGCCCAGGTGGTCGGCATGACCGGCGTGCTCGTACGCACCGGCAAGTTCCGGCAGGACACCCTCGACCGGTGGGCCGCCGACGAGTTCGCGATGCAGCCAAGCCACGTCATCGACTCGGTGGCCGACCTGCCTGGGGTGCTGGGTCTCTGA
- a CDS encoding SRPBCC family protein has translation MNEDKLSVRATVNAPAGTVFEVLADPATHAAIDGTGWVRESLDGKPVTEAGQIFRMGMHHDNHPEGYYEMANRVEVFDPPRVIAWQPGQGPDDADLDFGGWFWRYDLKPVGDGRTDVTLTYDWSAVPSQVREHISFPPFEPSHLHNSLRHLADIAEAR, from the coding sequence ATGAACGAAGACAAGCTGAGTGTCCGCGCCACCGTCAATGCACCCGCCGGCACCGTGTTCGAGGTGCTGGCCGACCCGGCCACGCATGCAGCGATCGACGGCACCGGTTGGGTGCGCGAATCGCTCGACGGCAAGCCCGTCACCGAAGCCGGCCAGATCTTCCGGATGGGCATGCATCACGACAACCACCCGGAGGGCTACTACGAGATGGCCAACCGGGTCGAGGTGTTCGACCCGCCGCGCGTGATCGCATGGCAGCCTGGTCAGGGCCCCGACGACGCCGACCTCGATTTCGGCGGCTGGTTCTGGCGCTACGACCTGAAACCGGTCGGCGACGGCCGCACCGATGTCACGCTGACCTATGACTGGTCGGCGGTGCCGTCGCAGGTGCGCGAGCACATCTCGTTCCCGCCGTTCGAGCCGTCGCATCTCCACAACTCGCTACGCCACCTGGCCGATATCGCAGAAGCGCGTTAG